From Spodoptera frugiperda isolate SF20-4 chromosome 27, AGI-APGP_CSIRO_Sfru_2.0, whole genome shotgun sequence:
cttaTAACCTaacttaattatataatttacaataaacaTATTTCATAGCGTTTCTTCtacatttgtaattatttacaataagtatttttatacaataagtaACATTTGAGTAATGACAATTACTGTTAattatacttaaacaaaaatgtaattaataaatagaaaaaatgcGAAGTTTTCTAACACCGCTTTGTATAATTTGAACTTCAATCACAACATACAACAAGTACGATTTTATCTTTATACAAGGCAGCATGAGAAAGTATACAAGATTATATTGGGGAATAACATTACCTGGCTAActaattaacttatttttaattttatttaaacaaaattccaTTATTGGCGagacaacaataaataacaattcgGAGGACAAACTAAGCGAGGCTCCGTTCAGCCAGTAACATCGACATAACTATATCGCAcgacgtatcgcacgcatcgcacgtcTCATATCTTAAAGTCTATATTTTTCTCGAATACAATCTCTATCTACTCTCTGCAgatcatttatattatataatactgGTGACTATTAATTCAGTGGAACGTTATTGCTTTATTTTACGAATGAATCACTTACCAACTATCGTCATCGATTTCTCTTTACACggtacacaaaaatattatctactcaataaactttaataagtttttatttatcgtaATGTAAGCATGCTTCACAAGGCACTATTCTAGCGAGATTATTATAAACTCAACTGAAAACACGACCAACTATTAAATTCGGTTTCAAAGTCCGAAGTCGGgcctaaaattacattttatggcAACAAATCAATAACAAGTTTTTGAAACACAAACCGCGGTACTACAATGTAGAGCAGTGTCAACACGCAACAGTCAGCCGCTACTTGaactaaatcatacaaacaaaataatgacaaCTACAAGTCTACGCATCGACTCGACACGGTACAAACAAGCATGTCCTCATTACATCATATCTTACATCTAAGTTGGCGTTTGtattgctctttattttaaacactCCCAAACTCGGGGAACACGACCTCCTATAAATAAGTTTAGGTACTTCACTTGTCAAGTACGGGCTTACCATCGACTGCACCAAACTTAAACGTTATTTATGAACTTAGTCAACACAAGGAACtgtcacattttattttaccgtTAAACAAAGTGGcgtgtataattatgtaaatatcttTGTTGAAAGTTGGTGCAATCTATATTTGTGCTTACAGTAttaaactaagatttttttaagtctaataattttttgcaaataattttatcacaaattacaatttaatgcGCCAGCACAATGATCCAATGAGAACTGATATCACAGCATTTTATACAGGTGGCGTCGCACCCTTATAATCTGACATTTTTGACATATTTACAGTAGATTTTCATTGCGAAGGCGAACGGTCCGACTCGTTCATTGAAGCGCTAAATATTTCGACGAGACCGTTGTCCTTACTATATTATATTCAGTCGCTttcgttaatattttattcctcgaTTACTTATGACTAATATAAACTATGCGATACTTTATTGGATAACAAAGAAAAACTTGTACGCGAAAGTTGAACAGAAGTCAGTCATCCATCACCGCGCACTCTTCGGAACGGACAACAAATCTATTTTAACAGATCATCCCCTCACTACATTATCGTTCCCCTTTTAGTTGGAGACTCCCCAACCATCGTATCTCGTCTGTCAACTCATGCTGGGTGAATGTTACTTACTCCGCTGACAGTTCTAAttaatgtgaaaaatattttgctttacaATATTCTTACAGAAAGTAGGaagatttcattttattttaagtacaagaaacgagtttgttttacaagaTTAGAGGAAGAGGAACAAAATCCTTGTACTCATACATCAAGATAGCTTCACATGTGCTCTGTTAGAACGGTACGATAGTAAGGGGATGAGAATGCGTCTGCAAAATATCGGCTAGTTTACGTTAGCGTGGCTCGGTGTGTGTAATCGTTCATTAATCACTAGCGAGCTGTGCCCTATCACCGCAGCGAAGCCACGATCTCGTTGGACATACTGTTTTGCTGGCTCGATGCATTCAGGCTTTTGGAGCATTGCTGAAATATACAATATCGttcaatatattttgtttggaaAGGAAACGTCTTGAGTGAGTCATTGGGTACAAATCGTTGCCAATAAGTAAGCTGTTGATGCTGAAGAGGGCAtgaattttatatggaaagcGTTCCAATTTGATACGTTAaaatatgagtttaaaaatttattagAATGGCAATATCGGGATATTTCAAACATTGAGTGTCAATTCTAGTTTACATTGCGGTCTATTGTCTACAACATCAACCTCATAGAAGATTCAAAGTCGCACTTCGCAGTTAGCAAGGAATTATAAAAACTTTCTAGGAATATAAATGACcttcaaatgtatttaaacgCTCTTATTTCTGACAATAAACTGTCTAGCCCATGTAATATCGGCCCTATGAACCCAAGTTAACCTTAATACGTGTTTTGTATGGAACCAACACGAATGTACATAATTACGcacaataatgttattaaatattcagtCCGAGTTGTTAAGTTAAAACTAGTAAATTGGCCGTAATAAAGCTCTAgagttttggaaataaaactCCAACCGACCGATTGTTGATTTGATAACCGTTGTTAGTAACAATTGGATGGTTaactatgattatttttaacaacaacataaaaagtgtgacgttaGCTTCGAAGCTATTTAAAATCGACTTTCGTTTACAAGGTGAATCGAAATTACGTTAAAAATTAAACGTGCTGAACTTAATTTTTGGAGTAAAGTTCTTTCTAAGTTAGGTACTTATTGAGTTTCCAAACGTTCATCGACTAAATTGTCTGGCACGTCGATTGAAGTTAAACTGCTGTTCTAAAGTATTTCTGTGGCCGACATACTCAAAGAGTTTCTTGGTCTTAGTTTCAAGTTGGAgcgtttatttaaatacgtaagTAGAACTTacaaaaaagaacattttatacCGTAtctattacaaactaaaatcaaatGATAGTGTTCGCTTGAGAAATCCAGGAGGATATTCTGTCACGTAAGGTTTAAAGTGGACCTGGCCATACAAATCTGTGCGCTTGAAGCCTGAAAGAGCTTGAAAACAAGATTAACGAGGTCAGGATGCGGGCGTTCGATGTAACATGGACATCTTCCATTAGTCCCGAAATGTTAAAAATTGCAGAAAGGTACACCCCTAGTATTCCAATACCTTTTAATAGGGAAGGGACATTTAGCCTAAAATAACGTACCCTTTTAGGGTATTTTAGGGATGAcgtctaaaatacaaaatctgtTCGATCCATATTCGATTAAGTAGGTAACTTATTTTCATCTCTATTATGAAAGGGATAAGGATTATAATGTTTGCTAAGCTTACCATTTGCCGTGATTCCCAAGCCTTCATGGCGCTCTTGTACTTCTCGAACTCATGGCACCAGTCTGAGTACACTTGCTTGTATTCCTGTGACTTACTCGGTTGAGTACATCTGTAATACATTTTATGATGATAAATGGGTCCCAAGTGTGACATAATGTAGacaaatgatttatttactaattacatCGAAAATGCAATTCTGGAACTCAACCACACTCCACAGTATGTCTTTGTTTCAGcactatacctacctaatgaAGTTATAATGACACAGCAAActcttgatatattttttatcttaaacttCTTTTATAACATCATGCGATTTTAATAGCTTGCCTagtataaataacaaatgtGGAAGATCTCAGTTACCTGTGTATATCGATGTCCAAGTTATAAGAAGCGATCAAGGTGGGTCCGAAATAACACTCGTACCGGCCTCGATCCGATTCTGTTACCGACAGTAACACCAGACCTCGTTCTGACGTCTGCAGAACTCGATCCCAACTGgacaagcaaaatttaatattaacgtAAGAGAAATTATAACTTTTTAGTACAGTAGACGTATCAAACAAATTATGTTGTACGGCACATCTATGTGTTTGACGAGGTaattcgattagtttcaagtcacactaAGGGCTTATAGTCATGAGCGACATGCGTATTTGACACGTTAAGCGCGTACAACAAAATTTAGAGATATGGAAGACCTTTAAAGAAGTAAGAGCAAGAcacttagatttagatttagatttcagccatgatcgtcccacttacttataattaattttgtatcgtCCTTTCTCTCTCGAATGATGGTACCAGATGACATGCTGGTCTTTTAGCGCTTCAGGAGTCTTTCCATAAGCTGCTAAATGGACACTCTGTCCATATCCAGCTCTCACAGTCTTCAGAGGAGCACTGGCCTCGCATATCGAGGGAGTGGAGTTGGTGGCATCATGGAGTAACCCTGGACTGTATGGACGGCAGGCCCCCACTTCTTTATCCCATCCACAATAGGGATCCAACACGCACCGAACACAACTGTCGTACCTATTTCGAAAggaaaaagtttaaaatgttaaaacgtTCTTGTTTAGTTTTCCTGGGTAGTTTATACTTTTGTGGCGACATAAAACATTCGAGAGCTACTAAAACCACTTAGGTCTTAACTCGTGAAATTGGATATTTTACAGAGCAacgaaatgtttattattttcgttaTACCAGCTTAACAATTGAATTGTGTTTATAGATCTTAAACTAGTCATAAATGAGAGTACTTTTTGATTTGGAGGAAATTGCAGTCATTCAGCGTGCTGTGAACAGATGTTTTGTATTGGGTATTATTTACGGCACAAAATCTTTTAATATGTGCGTTGCGTGCGTTTCGCCTGCATTCTATTATCTTTCTGTATAGTTAGTAACTACGCGCTGTTTACAGACTTGTACGATTATTGAAAGCATTAGCTTTCAGATTTGCATTAGCAAATCGGAACAAAATTGGCAAACTGCAGGGACTTAAAATCCCCCAATAACAATTTCATAATTACCACCAACATTGAACAGACTTGCAGCTGTTTACAACTCACTCATTACTTGATCAGCATAGATAAGGAAAACTTCAAATGACAATGGTCAGTAGGTACCCACCTACTATTAAGTAAATAGCAGCTGTTGCTTATCAGTCGGAGACACAACGCGCCCGCACACGGACCCTATCCTATAGAACTTGCGATAATCTAAgttatagatataggtataagCAAGTCTATACATGTATATAGCCCTCCCATGATCACACTATACCtatattagtattataaatgtgaaatttagtttgtttctaagtttatccgtcaatcacgctgaaactactgaacagattttgatgaaatttggtatacaaacagggtGTAAGCTGACTTgaatgataggatactttttatcccacgggaccaCGGGCGAAGcagctagcagaagctagtaattcaTAAGTGTAATAAGTGACAATTGATGATAATAAATTTAGACTGAACGACTGTCGTTACGACACCTAATCTAAAAAAGACTTCTTGAGATAATGTCCTTAATATACTCACCGGTGCGCACACGCTCTTAACGGCAGTTGTCGAAGCCGGTTATCAGTAGCTAAGTACAACGCGTGCAATCGCCTGGAGATGGCCAAAGCCCGCACTGGTTCATCCCCAGCTGCCCGCCACACGTCAGCCACACGGGATCCGCCGCCCCCGCCCCCAGCCCATTGCACTATCTTGTAAACTTCACCTGCACCTacgcaaaattaaaaaaaactaagtgtGCCGGAGCGACttcctagtgggtttaccgtgGTTCCGGccacaggagtaggaacggggggaTCCGCCGCCCCCGCCCCCAGCCCATTGCACTATTTTGTAAACTTCACCTGCACCtacgcaaaataaaaaaaaatatgtcagtGTTAAATATGGATGGCAATGGATGGATTCAAGCTATCCTAAACTGTCAATTTAGTTTTGGAgttcaaagttatttaagtgTACCTTCATTTGCTGGTGTCTAGTCTGTACATGATAAAAACATATACAATAGCTGCTTTAGttaaattttatagaaaatccACTACATTTTATGACAATGTCATCGTAAAATTATATGATACTATGTCATTACTTTAACCgctatgaaataaaatgaaaaagatcACTTAAATCCCTATTTGACCTGTTTAAAGTTCATGAATCTTTTGTagcataatacatatttataagacCTCGCGGCTTTGTACCTTGAAGGAAATCTGTTACTTATCTCtttaatttcacatttaaaCATCTAGTCATACAGGCACTCTGATGATATAGTATCACACCTTTtgtttgagaggggaaaatcatccaattacttctcccgccttgagtaaggcgagagagtgtcagactcttactgagtaaaaatcaacccgttcctactcctgcttttcgagccggagccccggtaagcccgctaggtagtccgcagatttaaagtaaaaatatgtatattatagtcaACTTACTGGTGCCAGCATAGAACACGGTGTACGTGATATCATCCCCCAACATGTCGACAAACTGCCGGTCGACTACGATGGTGGTAAGCACCAGGTCCCGTTTGTAGAAGGCTGGGGCATCCCCTTCGTGACGCACCGCCGAGTCCATTAATGGATGAGACCTAGCGAGGAAGATAAATGAATTAGTGTTTATTTCTGAAATACGTAACGTTATGTGTATACAGAAGATTTATGACATGATTTTTCACTACGTCAGTTACCTACTCCAATTATTGATAAATAAGTCGAGATTTCATAAAACCCTTATAATTAAAACCTATATACATCGATAAGCTTAACAATATAACCGAGAATTTGGAAAATTCAATTAACTAGATACTAAAACCTTGCTCGGTAGTTGCAGATTCGACCACTTCACAGCGAAACGGTATCAAAGATATCAGAGGCAAAAGCTTCGTACAAAATAACAGGCAAGAAATGCAAGACCGATTGTGAAACCAGATTGACTAGTAGAAGTAGGTCAACTACCCAGGTTCGTTTGATCCAGTGCAACAAGATACCACTATCACGTTTGTCTAACACAATTTCCATTTTATCAATGTTTCTCTATAGCCACGTTTTCGAAACACcgacaaaatacataaataactccTCATAGCAACAATAGGATTTCCTGTCAATTAGGCTCGAGCTAGGCAATTAATCTAGATGCTTCGGTTACAGCCCTGTGTCACTACAATGGGTCTAGGCGTAGACGATTACGAAATCCAATATTCAATTGTGTTTAGTGTTAAGTTTCTGTTATTCTACATAGTCTAAAAAACCCAAATCGTGTCCTATGGAAGTTCAGACAAAACATTGTCTACTCTACTATTCCCAATTTGAAGATAAAAACTCAACAACATgttttaacaaaaactaaatctCTTGATAGTTATCTTATTATCATAACTTTATCTATATGCATTAGGTACTACTTTAAAATTGTCTCGGATAGTATAGAAAAGACATCAACATCAGTCTGAAACATGTGACGTCCATAAATCCTTATCAGACCCACGTGGGTCAAGACAATCTAAACTCTCTCAGAGAAAACCAACGCGCAAAGTCCCAATAGCAACGTTCTAAACCGATTTACGTTATAGCAAAGCTACAAACTTTTCAGTTGACACCTAACAGATCCCCGGAGCCTTCCTTTCTATTAGTTTTGACAATTATCCGAATATCCGAAACCTATTTAAGTTCCCTAAATTAGAATAGAGTAGGAATCTCGCAGCGCGCCATCAATTAGTGTGTGACCCAATTAAAGGATACGCGTCGAACTAACGCCCTCTAACCTTGCTCAGATTAGTCTCCTGAGAGCGAGATTAAACTCTAACATTACCAATATCTTGAAAGTGTGCACACCTACTTAATACACCTTATTAATCACACAGACTTGCAAATTAGCGCTGTTTATTTTTAGCGCGGTTGACGATGTACACGAGAGCAGGTACATGACGTATCATATAAATCTTAGTTATTTAGATATAATACGTCTGCTGCTTTCAGTAATTAGGGCTAATTCTATTTATGAACTGCGCAGGTTTTCGACGTAATAGAACTTACGTAATATGACATAAGCACAAAGagtaataaactaaacaaataaattaataatattaatataagtaattttaCCTGATAAAATTGAGCACATTGTCGGGAAGAGCCTCTGTATTGTTGACACAAGTGCCAGGCCTGGGAACTGGCACGCGAGCTCTTAGCACAGGCAGCCATGCTGAACTGGATGATGCCTGAGTAAGCACATTGTAATCATGAAACATTATGGTAGAACAATCGGTAATTTAGGGGCTAATGTAAGTTGAAATTGCAGTAGGTAGATGcggtgaaaattaaaataatgcgaCGACAAAGACTTCTTTTCTCTTAAATAAAACCTCAAATCCTTTAGGTCGTTTCTAaaaaacattcataaaaatgcAAGAAATGCTACCCATTATCTAAATATTCTCTTTTTCACTGCATAAAGCACCAACTATCTATAAAAAGCCTTTGCAAAGAACgtatttatatgaaaagagGTAAAGAGTAAAATACAGCATAATTATTCATAACTAGCGCACTCGTAAGCTTAATTCCAGTACGCGGAGTAAGAAATTACagttgttaataattttaatcacttataatattatactgttTAAATACAAAGTTGGGATGGAGCATCCATTGTGGTACATTCGTAGATCATTCAATTAAACGCGAAAGAGATATCTACGTCCTTTTGCGACATTTGATACGTCACATGGTGAGCCCGTGGGACCAGTCTGCTGGGGTTATTTCACTTGTGCatcaacacatacatacaaacatgcaTTTCCCGAAGGGTTACACTGAAGTACACCAGTCACTTTCCGTTAATTGAGTTAATGGGGTTTAAAGGGTGAAGTGATTGGTATACAACTGGCCGATCCATTCAGTTCTATCatgttttcatttcaataagGATGAAATCTTTTAGTGGTTTTAGGAGTACCTAAATACAAAACAGTCCAATTTACTTATGCTTCAAGATTAAAAGCGGTTGGAATGAAGTTTAAACGGAGTATGCGGAGTTTTTATAGCTTTCCTAGAATATGTCTGGCATTTAATTGTGGCAGTAAAGTAATACCTGTTCCTTGAATCTTCCGGCGAATGCCTCCTGTATGTCGTCCATGGTGTAAGTGCAAATGGCTGAGCCAACCAGGCCGTCGCTCGCTCCCGTTGTGAATGCCGCATAAAACCGCGTCGTATCTCCCGGCATTTGGTACACGCTCTCTGGATCACGCGTTTTAGTgttagtttcaaaataaaagtcATCGTTAAACTTAGTATATGCACATCCTGCACgcttttaacattttataaatagtacTTAACTTGCAACGAAACTAAAGATCCATAAAGGTAGCAAATAAGTATTCACTCGAGACTTTCACAGAATTTAATGCTGAGATACTTAAATGTGACTACAAACTTGCGCCCCAAATAAAATCCGACTTTACAACGTAGCAATGAAATGAAAGCCCGAAAATGTTAAATTCTATAAAAGTTGAATTGAAATACGGCTATTAAAAAGCGTAGATACAATTAAAAGATTGAAAACTTACATAACAGAAGTTTTACTTacgaatttcatcaaaatagaAGGGGAACTCTCCCGGTATACTACAATTGAGCCTCGCTTTCAAATATGTGGCCCAGTTCTGGCTTAATATATGTTTTCCACCGGTATCGTGTTTACAGACTCTCGCCACTCTCGAGTAGACAGCTTTCCCGCAGTTCATAAACTCCACAGCAGTTTCTCGAAAGAAGAATAGCACGTACTCTCCGACGTCGAAAGAGCCCACGAAATTAGTTTCTGCggcaaattaaaaacattgtagCATCTCGGAATAATATTATACCAACATGCGATTACAGTTTTATCGTTTCTGGATTACGATTTCATTAgcaaatgtatttattgtggAAATCCCGAGATGCTCCGAATAAAATTGCCTTTCCTTAACATTtccaatctatacatataataaaatcgtagaaaagtgctgtctgtacattgaaaataaaaataaaaaaaatagcaggggttattgttatgtcgatgtcgaacccaaaaatgtaattaactttttttttgtctgtttgtctgtttgtctgtttgtctgtttgtctgtttgtctgtttgtctgtttgtctgtttgtctgtttgtctgtttgtctgttcgtctgtgcgcgctaatctcagaaacggctggtccgagttggatgcggttttcacgaatatattgtgggatgcttaaatttacatttagtgtttgtttcatgtcaatcggttcataaataaaaaagttatgtcaaattaaagaatcacgtcgaacactattctatgcttattgGTATAAGCATCATTAAtttccgcaactatttgacggatttggttgaaatttggtacagatatagtttagaaccttagaaaggacataggatagtttttatttaaaaaaataaaaataaacgttaaatttcgttacattcatttggttgggtatcggccgagcgcttcggtactgttgtggaaatagtatactataagtcgtatgattatttgtctgcagtggtcctgctgtttcgtgtattctaaattggtttcgttgtatttgtctattaaaaagtttatttgttgagttttcctggttttctggttaaattatttaacgtaggtttagtttgatatcgataattattagttactgtagttagtttgtttaataaaattgtaagtctataatttataaattaattagatttaagtcgtctcttttaaattatttagtttaagattggttattatagcattgaggataggttgtaatataatttcttttttaattgttataaattcgtaattcgtagctttctttaattctttagttttaagttagttttcatcttaagttcggaaagattataatatttctttagtttaagtccgtttttaatctattttttcaatgccctaagtgagtatacatctattaaattcaaacgcagagctcattatgttgatttttgaggagttccctagaatatcttccacatctcatttttgaagagatcccgggaaatcgggaactatgtggttaaaaccaaaaatttgccggaagtcactattccacgcgaacgaagtcgcgggctataataaatctgtagaagggtcaa
This genomic window contains:
- the LOC118263356 gene encoding semaphorin-2A-like isoform X1, coding for MGASGQWTAGVLWVVLASVLADSWTAYQEQPCCRPVSHHRVRHHRDHIREFSCGSLFYRTLYLNEDRNTLYVGAMDRVFRLNMTDISQSHCERDALLLEASNVARCVSKGKSEPFECRNHIRVLQPLGDGERLYVCGTNAHSPKDWVVYLNLTHLPRHEYVPGVGLGVAKCPYDPADNSTAVWVTDGNPGGLPTLYAGTNAEFTKADPVIFRNDLYDFRTGQKKYNFKRTLKYDSKWLDKTNFVGSFDVGEYVLFFFRETAVEFMNCGKAVYSRVARVCKHDTGGKHILSQNWATYLKARLNCSIPGEFPFYFDEIQSVYQMPGDTTRFYAAFTTGASDGLVGSAICTYTMDDIQEAFAGRFKEQASSSSAWLPVLRARVPVPRPGTCVNNTEALPDNVLNFIRSHPLMDSAVRHEGDAPAFYKRDLVLTTIVVDRQFVDMLGDDITYTVFYAGTSAGEVYKIVQWAGGGGGGSRVADVWRAAGDEPVRALAISRRLHALYLATDNRLRQLPLRACAHRYDSCVRCVLDPYCGWDKEVGACRPYSPGLLHDATNSTPSICEASAPLKTVRAGYGQSVHLAAYGKTPEALKDQHVIWYHHSREKGRYKINYNWDRVLQTSERGLVLLSVTESDRGRYECYFGPTLIASYNLDIDIHRCTQPSKSQEYKQVYSDWCHEFEKYKSAMKAWESRQMVSLANIIILIPFIIEMKISYLLNRIWIEQILYFRRHP
- the LOC118263356 gene encoding semaphorin-2A-like isoform X3, translated to MGASGQWTAGVLWVVLASVLADSWTAYQEQPCCRPVSHHRVRHHRDHIREFSCGSLFYRTLYLNEDRNTLYVGAMDRVFRLNMTDISQSHCERDALLLEASNVARCVSKGKSEPFECRNHIRVLQPLGDGERLYVCGTNAHSPKDWVVYLNLTHLPRHEYVPGVGLGVAKCPYDPADNSTAVWVTDGNPGGLPTLYAGTNAEFTKADPVIFRNDLYDFRTGQKKYNFKRTLKYDSKWLDKTNFVGSFDVGEYVLFFFRETAVEFMNCGKAVYSRVARVCKHDTGGKHILSQNWATYLKARLNCSIPGEFPFYFDEIQSVYQMPGDTTRFYAAFTTGASDGLVGSAICTYTMDDIQEAFAGRFKEQASSSSAWLPVLRARVPVPRPGTCVNNTEALPDNVLNFIRSHPLMDSAVRHEGDAPAFYKRDLVLTTIVVDRQFVDMLGDDITYTVFYAGTSAGEVYKIVQWAGGGGGGSRVADVWRAAGDEPVRALAISRRLHALYLATDNRLRQLPLRACAHRYDSCVRCVLDPYCGWDKEVGACRPYSPGLLHDATNSTPSICEASAPLKTVRAGYGQSVHLAAYGKTPEALKDQHVIWYHHSREKGRYKINYNWDRVLQTSERGLVLLSVTESDRGRYECYFGPTLIASYNLDIDIHRCTQPSKSQEYKQVYSDWCHEFEKYKSAMKAWESRQMQCSKSLNASSQQNSMSNEIVASLR
- the LOC118263356 gene encoding semaphorin-2A-like isoform X2, yielding MGASGQWTAGVLWVVLASVLADSWTAYQEQPCCRPVSHHRVRHHRGEQISGNDHIREFSCGSLFYRTLYLNEDRNTLYVGAMDRVFRLNMTDISQSHCERDALLLEASNVARCVSKGKSEPFECRNHIRVLQPLGDGERLYVCGTNAHSPKDWVVYLNLTHLPRHEYVPGVGLGVAKCPYDPADNSTAVWVTDGNPGGLPTLYAGTNAEFTKADPVIFRNDLYDFRTGQKKYNFKRTLKYDSKWLDKTNFVGSFDVGEYVLFFFRETAVEFMNCGKAVYSRVARVCKHDTGGKHILSQNWATYLKARLNCSIPGEFPFYFDEIQSVYQMPGDTTRFYAAFTTGASDGLVGSAICTYTMDDIQEAFAGRFKEQASSSSAWLPVLRARVPVPRPGTCVNNTEALPDNVLNFIRSHPLMDSAVRHEGDAPAFYKRDLVLTTIVVDRQFVDMLGDDITYTVFYAGTSAGEVYKIVQWAGGGGGGSRVADVWRAAGDEPVRALAISRRLHALYLATDNRLRQLPLRACAHRYDSCVRCVLDPYCGWDKEVGACRPYSPGLLHDATNSTPSICEASAPLKTVRAGYGQSVHLAAYGKTPEALKDQHVIWYHHSREKGRYKINYNWDRVLQTSERGLVLLSVTESDRGRYECYFGPTLIASYNLDIDIHRCTQPSKSQEYKQVYSDWCHEFEKYKSAMKAWESRQMQCSKSLNASSQQNSMSNEIVASLR